The genomic segment TCCTGGCATGGCCATTGAAGCGGCTAAGGTCCTTTTCGATGTGTGGCGCTCGCAGGTCAGCACGGTTCGCGTGGCCGTAGCGTTCCGCGGCATCATCAATCATACGCCGCCGTGCATCCCTTGTGCCCGTCGCCAGGGCGGCGAATGCGTCAGATGCCTTATACAGGTCCAAGCCCGCCGCAAGGCTGCCCTCACGCACAGGACGGCGTGGCTGGACGCCTGCCGCCTCTGCATAAGCTGCGAGAAACTGCGGGTGATCCATGGGCAGATCAGGCATGGCAATGCCCTTCCGGCCCTTTGGGCGGTAGTAGTATCTCGGATTGCCACTCGCGAAGGTGCCAGAGGGGTTAAGGTGCCTTAGCTTGAGAGGCCGAACGCCGCGTCGCATGATGTGCCGCTTCCCTCGCTTTGTTTCGGCGCTATATCAAACAGTGCCACGTCGAGCTCTTGCCGCAACCACAGGTTCACGCCCCCCAGGGCTCGCGGCGCGGGCAGAACGCCTTCCTTGACCATCTTGTCAAAATGCCCCGGCGACACGCCACAATGCGCGGCCGCATCCTGCCTTTTCAGGCCAGTCGGCTCGGTCGCGAATTGGTAGCGTCGGCTATTCATCAGCCTTCTCTCATCGCCTATGGGAAAATGGTCGATCTTCCCGGCCACTAAGCCCATCCCTTTTGCCATTGGTCTCATCGATCCAGTTCAGGATCTCGGCACGCGCCTGCCTGTCCGCCAGTTCGACCTGGGCATTCATACGGTCGATTTCCGAGTTCCCTTGATCCACGTGGCGATCACATTTCACCGTGGTGACAGTGGCGACCTTCATCACTCCGCCCCTTCGGCTAAGCGGAACGCGGGGCGTGGCAACCGGTCGATCACAATCTGGGCCAGCGCACCGAGGCAAAAGAGCATGACCGGGCCTTGAACAAACTCATCAAAGACTGTGTTCCCGAAGAAGGTCTCTTCGGATATGTCCTCGTCATAGTAGAATTGGATTTCACCATTCGCCCAAACAATCAGCCAAGTCGGATGCTTCAAGCCTGTGATCCCAGCCAGCTGCTCAGCCGCCTTGATCATGGTTTTTTGGATGTGCACCTCTTCGACCATCTCGATCCGACGCTCATCTCCAATTTCAGCCTTGAGATGGGACAGTTCGTCTTCGGAGACCTTGCCAATCTCAACTTTCGCTTTTTCCCGCACCGGCCCCGAGAACGCTTTCGTACTCCAAATCGTGCTTTGAAAAATGGCGCGGGCCGCATGTCCCGCGAACTCCTTGGCAGCTTCCGGGGTGGTGCCACGTGAAACCAGCATCCCCATGACAAACATCACCAGCATGTCCGCCAGGTTGTAACGTGCATGACCCTCTCGCCGAGGTAGGTGACCCGCTCGCCGCCAGTTGCGAACCGTCGCCTGCTTGACTGACGTTATCTCCTCGGCCTCACTCGGGGTGTATGTTTCCAATTCCAGTTTCATCTGCCACACCTTGTTTTGTGTAGCGTTACGCAAATTGACAATTCGTGTCAAGCAACACATTATGTCAATTGATCTGTCTGACGATCAAAATCGGCATCACTCTGCCCCACCGAGCAAACGAGAGATTTCTTCGTTCGTCCGGTTCACTACGAAGCCGAACGGAAGAGTCGTGGCCGGAAAACTCGGCAACATGCTCGAGAGGTGCGCCAATGCATCGTCGGCGTTTAAAAGTTCGCCGTAGAGGTCAAAGGACTGTACGGAATTCAGGTTGCTTTTGAGCATCGGAAAAGGTGTTTTGATGATCGCCACCAGGTCGTCGCCTAGCCGCTTCATTGGGGCTCCGCCTTCATGCTCCTCAATCCAACCTAGAGCGAAGGCAGCATAGACCGGTGTCCAATTCCGATCAGCTCCGATACGATCCAGCTCCGCAACAATCGAACATGCGATAGCCTCCCCACGCGTATACAGACGCTGTTTTCCGGGTCCGGGAGATTGGTGCTTGTAAAGCGGCAGCGCCGCCTTTGCGTTCCAGTTGTTCACAGTCGAGGCGGGAAGACCGCTTATTGCACAAATACGGCCTCGGCTCAGGGTTGGCTCGTGCAGTCCATACATAGTGGAATTCCTCTTATGGCTTTCGCTGTAAGCTTTAACCGAAAGCCTTCTCGAGATCAACACCTGAATACTGTCATTCCCCATTGCTCGAACTGATCAGGTGATCGGATAACCTTCGAGCCCGGTGCACGCTTTCCAGATCGCGACTATGGTGCGACAATCGCCAGACTGGGCGTGTTCGGCCAGCTCGTCGGCGTCAATGAAGCCAGGATCTACATAGGCCCATGCGAGAGCTGCCAGCCCCGCTATGCCCTCCAGCGACGTGGGTCTGAGGGCCAACATCTGCTTCTCAATCCTAAACTCGCGGGCTTGAGCGGCAATTGACCTTGGATCGTCAAAATCCCCGTTACCGGGAAGCTCTGCAAGCTCGCGCCACTCTTTGCGAGTATCCAACCACTCGCGATAGAGCGACGCCACCGGATCAGGTGAACATGCCGTTCCAGAGGCAGGCAAAGCCAGCGCTGCGCCGGAGACGGGCAGCGCGGTCAAGATGGTACGGCGGGACATAGCGGGGCTGTTCGCGCTAGCGCGTTCATTGGTCATTGTCAGGGTCTCCTGATTAGAGTATTGATAACAACGTTATGTTTATCATACACTGCAACACGCGTCAAGAAAAATAACGAGGTTATAAAAGTGAACGCTATACAGTGCAAAATGGCCAGAGCCGCCCTCGGTATTGGCGTTCGCGATCTCGCCGCACTTGCAAATGTTGCTCAGGCCACGGTGTCTCGCCTAGAGCGCGGAGAAGAATTGAAACCTGCCACGGTAGTTGCTATCCGATCTGCCCTCGAAGCCGCCGGGGTGCAGTTCATCGAGGAAAACGGCGGCGGCGCTGGAGTGAGATTGAGGAAATGAGCATGAGATACTCGGGCAACGGTCAGCTGATCTTTAAGGCCGAAACAATTCCTGTGAAATACGAGGTCCGCGAGATTGTGACAGGAGGCCTTCGCGACCACAGAGGATACGTTGAAGGCGACCCATCGGCATTTGTACGCCTCGCGTGGGGAGAGCCCTCGGCAAAGTTGGAATTTGAAGACGGGAGAATCTTAAACGTGATGTTCCCCCGTCTGACGATGGGCGATTCACGCATCCAAATCGTTGGAAGCGGCGCAATTCAGAGCCCGTAAACGGTTACGCGCCTGCCAGCTCTCAACCCACCGCCAAATCGAACAGCACCGGCGTGATTGCGTGTGCCGATT from the Roseovarius indicus genome contains:
- a CDS encoding MerR family transcriptional regulator, translating into MTRIVNLRNATQNKVWQMKLELETYTPSEAEEITSVKQATVRNWRRAGHLPRREGHARYNLADMLVMFVMGMLVSRGTTPEAAKEFAGHAARAIFQSTIWSTKAFSGPVREKAKVEIGKVSEDELSHLKAEIGDERRIEMVEEVHIQKTMIKAAEQLAGITGLKHPTWLIVWANGEIQFYYDEDISEETFFGNTVFDEFVQGPVMLFCLGALAQIVIDRLPRPAFRLAEGAE
- a CDS encoding helix-turn-helix domain-containing protein; its protein translation is MARAALGIGVRDLAALANVAQATVSRLERGEELKPATVVAIRSALEAAGVQFIEENGGGAGVRLRK
- a CDS encoding helix-turn-helix transcriptional regulator; its protein translation is MNSRRYQFATEPTGLKRQDAAAHCGVSPGHFDKMVKEGVLPAPRALGGVNLWLRQELDVALFDIAPKQSEGSGTSCDAAFGLSS